One window of the Chryseotalea sp. WA131a genome contains the following:
- a CDS encoding DNA cytosine methyltransferase: MHKIKAVSLFSGCGGFDYGVKQAGAEIIWANDNDQHAAYAYKSIFNDVDFHLGDIRKVKLFPQADILIGCYPCTGFSEAARRRWKELEERDIHQNDKNFLFEEFLRALKLVKPKFLFVENVRGMLSAGRGWFIQEQIRAFSELGYNITYSQVDASEYGVAQTRKRVFLVGVKKTIKDFKYSFPKVTHGSDGRNESRTLRDVIGGMVEWPEGEFYDGSFHGHYLTRNRKRAWDEPSFTIVAHGHHVPLHPKGSPMSFVSTDKWKLQGEFNRRLSWRECAKIQGLSSKMKLDGTLLDKYRVVGNSVPPKLSKVIVAPVLNYLNQ; the protein is encoded by the coding sequence ATGCACAAAATAAAGGCAGTCTCATTGTTTTCTGGCTGTGGTGGATTTGACTATGGCGTTAAGCAAGCGGGCGCAGAAATCATTTGGGCAAATGACAACGACCAACATGCTGCCTATGCTTATAAATCTATTTTTAATGATGTTGATTTTCATTTAGGTGATATAAGAAAAGTGAAGTTATTCCCTCAAGCTGATATACTTATAGGATGTTATCCATGCACTGGATTTAGCGAAGCAGCAAGAAGAAGGTGGAAGGAATTGGAAGAAAGAGATATTCACCAAAACGATAAAAACTTTCTATTTGAAGAATTCCTGAGAGCACTAAAACTAGTTAAGCCTAAATTTCTTTTTGTGGAAAACGTAAGGGGAATGCTTTCAGCTGGCAGAGGTTGGTTTATCCAAGAACAAATTAGGGCGTTTTCAGAATTGGGATATAATATTACTTATTCCCAAGTTGACGCGTCTGAGTATGGGGTGGCACAAACCAGAAAGAGAGTATTTCTTGTTGGGGTAAAGAAAACGATTAAGGACTTCAAATACTCTTTTCCAAAGGTGACCCATGGAAGTGATGGAAGAAATGAATCCAGAACTCTTAGAGACGTCATTGGAGGCATGGTAGAGTGGCCTGAAGGGGAATTCTATGATGGATCTTTTCATGGTCATTATTTAACACGAAATCGAAAAAGAGCGTGGGACGAACCCAGTTTTACAATTGTTGCTCATGGTCATCATGTGCCATTACATCCGAAAGGAAGCCCAATGTCGTTTGTTTCGACCGACAAATGGAAATTACAAGGTGAATTTAATAGGCGCTTGTCATGGAGGGAGTGTGCCAAAATTCAAGGTCTATCGTCCAAAATGAAATTAGACGGAACTTTATTGGATAAATATAGGGTAGTAGGAAATTCCGTTCCTCCCAAATTGTCAAAAGTAATTGTCGCTCCTGTTTTAAACTATCTTAATCAATAA
- a CDS encoding DJ-1/PfpI family protein, producing MKKIAIILFDEVEVLDFAGPFEVFSVTGKRKIGEPYEVFTVAEKETIAARNNLMVTPTYTFDTCPAVDIFLIPGGGGYHADGSPFGSRREMNNPAILDWIKGRNKHAELVLSVCTGALILAKANLLDNLEATTHFLAVDTLHEIAPNTKVSPEKRIVDNGKIILSAGVSAGIDMSFHVVEKLQGKEVAQEAARYMQYDYWE from the coding sequence ATGAAAAAAATTGCAATTATCCTATTTGATGAAGTGGAGGTGCTCGACTTTGCCGGGCCATTTGAAGTTTTTTCCGTTACCGGAAAGCGAAAGATAGGCGAACCCTACGAGGTTTTTACTGTGGCCGAAAAAGAAACTATTGCTGCCCGAAACAATCTGATGGTAACCCCCACTTACACATTTGATACATGCCCAGCCGTGGATATTTTTTTGATTCCCGGTGGCGGTGGCTATCATGCGGATGGAAGTCCGTTTGGCTCGCGGAGGGAAATGAATAATCCAGCAATACTAGATTGGATAAAGGGAAGAAATAAACATGCCGAGTTGGTACTTTCCGTTTGCACAGGCGCTTTGATTTTGGCGAAAGCCAACTTACTCGATAATCTGGAGGCCACCACCCACTTTTTGGCAGTAGATACCTTACACGAAATTGCCCCGAACACAAAAGTATCGCCCGAAAAACGGATTGTGGACAATGGTAAAATCATTTTGTCTGCAGGCGTTTCGGCAGGGATTGACATGTCCTTTCATGTGGTGGAGAAGCTACAGGGAAAGGAAGTTGCACAGGAAGCTGCGAGGTATATGCAGTATGATTATTGGGAATAG
- a CDS encoding aldo/keto reductase: MNYKLFGQSGLRVSELCLGTMGFGTEWKWGADKELSQKIFDAYANAGGNFIDTANRYTEGTSEKFVGDFIAKDRDHFVVATKYTLRDRSGDLNFAGNHRKNLMRSVKESLWRLNTDYIDVLWVHMWDTLTPTEEIIKGLEDLITRGMVHYIGISDTPAWVVSQANTMAQLRGWNQFVGLQIEYSLIQRTVEAELLPMAKAYGMTVTPWAPLAGGALTGKYLKGDKGRLPDTSIRLGERSVTITKKVVEIADKLGVTASQVAINWTRQQKGQSIIPIVGATKEHQVQDVLGCLKFELPMDLINELNEVSKIELPFPQKFLTEPGVQDVLFGGVRDKMVDSRY, from the coding sequence ATGAACTACAAACTTTTCGGGCAATCGGGATTACGTGTTTCAGAATTATGCCTTGGCACCATGGGCTTTGGCACGGAGTGGAAGTGGGGAGCAGATAAGGAACTCAGTCAAAAGATTTTTGATGCCTACGCAAACGCAGGAGGGAATTTTATTGATACAGCCAATCGCTATACGGAAGGCACATCCGAAAAATTTGTGGGCGATTTTATAGCCAAAGACCGCGACCATTTTGTGGTGGCTACCAAATATACCCTTCGCGATCGCTCGGGCGATTTGAATTTTGCGGGCAATCATCGCAAAAATTTGATGCGTAGTGTGAAAGAAAGTCTGTGGCGGTTGAATACGGATTATATAGACGTGCTGTGGGTGCACATGTGGGATACTCTCACGCCCACAGAGGAAATCATAAAGGGCTTGGAAGATTTGATTACCCGCGGCATGGTGCACTACATTGGCATCAGCGATACGCCTGCGTGGGTAGTGAGCCAGGCCAACACGATGGCGCAACTGCGCGGTTGGAACCAATTTGTTGGGTTACAAATAGAGTATAGCTTGATACAGCGCACAGTTGAAGCAGAGTTATTGCCAATGGCAAAGGCCTACGGCATGACGGTGACTCCATGGGCGCCATTGGCAGGCGGTGCATTAACGGGAAAATATTTGAAGGGCGACAAAGGCCGCTTACCAGACACCAGCATTCGCCTAGGTGAACGCTCTGTAACCATCACTAAAAAAGTGGTAGAGATAGCGGATAAATTGGGAGTGACCGCCTCACAAGTTGCCATTAACTGGACGCGCCAACAAAAAGGCCAGAGTATAATTCCAATTGTGGGGGCTACAAAGGAACATCAAGTGCAAGATGTATTGGGGTGTTTGAAATTTGAACTGCCAATGGATTTGATTAACGAGTTAAATGAAGTCTCGAAAATTGAATTGCCCTTTCCGCAAAAATTCTTGACAGAGCCTGGTGTGCAAGATGTTTTGTTTGGTGGGGTGAGAGATAAGATGGTGGATAGTAGGTATTAA
- a CDS encoding DUF3291 domain-containing protein: MVTLTFYNYKKGFGWLGFLAMGWMRLPLWRNSEITFWKLLGVGQPGFKPQGDGRQWAVLIVWKRTPDKIYWWQKFLQAKSEVTSFHLLPLFGHGLWSGVDPFGHLKTTNLQSKKVAVLTRASIKWSKAKLFWQNVPAVSEDLNQSFRPEFTAGIGEIPYIRQATFSVWSSEVEMKKFAYQHAAHKKVIEMTKQHNWYSEELFYRFAVVKMKWVELE, from the coding sequence ATGGTTACACTAACATTCTACAACTACAAAAAAGGCTTCGGGTGGCTTGGCTTTTTGGCTATGGGCTGGATGCGCTTGCCATTGTGGCGGAATTCAGAAATCACTTTTTGGAAGTTATTGGGTGTGGGGCAGCCAGGCTTTAAACCTCAAGGTGATGGCCGGCAGTGGGCAGTTCTAATCGTCTGGAAGAGAACCCCCGATAAAATTTATTGGTGGCAGAAATTTCTTCAAGCAAAATCAGAAGTTACTTCTTTTCATTTGTTGCCCTTATTCGGTCATGGCTTATGGAGCGGTGTTGACCCATTTGGTCATTTGAAAACAACGAACCTACAATCAAAAAAAGTTGCCGTGCTTACACGTGCTTCCATCAAGTGGAGCAAAGCAAAATTATTTTGGCAAAACGTACCCGCTGTTTCCGAAGATTTAAATCAGTCGTTTCGGCCAGAGTTTACAGCAGGCATTGGCGAAATCCCCTACATCCGCCAAGCTACTTTTAGCGTGTGGAGCAGTGAAGTAGAAATGAAAAAATTTGCCTATCAACATGCGGCACACAAAAAAGTAATCGAAATGACCAAGCAACATAATTGGTATTCGGAAGAGTTGTTTTATCGGTTTGCAGTTGTAAAAATGAAATGGGTTGAGCTGGAGTAA
- a CDS encoding DUF1905 domain-containing protein — translation MLRFNTTIEKFDKKGEKTGWSYITISSTQAKKLKTSKASFRVKGTIDTFKLKQMALIPMGDGDFILPVNATMRKALGKRQGDNVKVILAADDDKYVLSPDLMACLRDEPVAFSYFKILSGSHQKYFSKWIESAKTAQTKTKRILMAVTALGQGKGYPEMIRMNKKEIW, via the coding sequence ATGCTCCGTTTTAATACCACTATTGAAAAGTTCGACAAGAAAGGCGAAAAAACCGGCTGGTCATACATTACCATCTCTTCCACCCAAGCAAAAAAATTAAAGACCAGCAAAGCATCGTTTCGAGTAAAGGGCACAATTGATACTTTTAAACTCAAGCAAATGGCTTTGATACCGATGGGTGATGGAGATTTCATTCTTCCTGTAAATGCCACCATGCGCAAAGCCTTGGGCAAGCGGCAAGGAGATAACGTAAAAGTTATCCTAGCAGCAGACGATGATAAGTATGTACTCTCACCTGATTTGATGGCATGTTTGCGCGATGAACCCGTTGCCTTCTCCTATTTTAAAATCTTGTCAGGCTCTCATCAAAAATATTTCAGCAAATGGATTGAAAGTGCTAAGACCGCACAAACAAAAACAAAAAGAATATTGATGGCCGTTACCGCTTTGGGCCAAGGGAAAGGCTATCCTGAAATGATTCGAATGAACAAAAAAGAAATTTGGTGA
- a CDS encoding GIY-YIG nuclease family protein — protein MQFTVYVLHSVSFDKIYIGYTSDLESRLRSHNELATKGWTMKFRPWNVVHSETFESKILALKREKELKSYQGRLFIRNDILKS, from the coding sequence ATGCAGTTTACTGTATACGTTCTTCACTCAGTTAGCTTTGACAAGATTTACATTGGGTATACTTCGGATTTGGAATCTAGACTGCGTTCTCATAATGAGCTAGCGACAAAAGGTTGGACGATGAAATTCCGACCTTGGAACGTAGTTCATTCTGAGACATTTGAATCCAAGATTCTAGCATTAAAACGAGAGAAAGAGTTAAAGTCTTATCAAGGAAGGTTGTTTATAAGAAATGACATTTTAAAATCATAG
- the era gene encoding GTPase Era: MMSATHKAGFVSIVGKPNVGKSSLMNKLVGENLSIITAKAQTTRHRIMGILNGEDFQIVYSDTPGIMEPKYELHQAMMSYVKVSLEDADVVLLIVELGEKFDENLFERFKSLTTPIILVINKCDLAIGSQAEDKVAYWKTLINAKEIITVSAKTGQNVELLLQRIKENLPTHPGYYDKEELTDRSERFFASEMIREKIFTNYEQEIPYSTEVGIESFKDEEKIIRIRATIYVERDSQKGIVIGKGGSSLKKVGTEARESMEAFFGKKVFLETHVKVADNWRKQKLKLKHFGYLDN, encoded by the coding sequence ATCATGTCTGCAACCCACAAGGCCGGTTTTGTAAGCATCGTAGGCAAACCCAACGTGGGCAAAAGCAGCTTAATGAATAAATTGGTGGGCGAAAATTTATCGATCATCACCGCCAAAGCCCAAACCACCCGCCATCGCATCATGGGCATTTTAAATGGCGAAGATTTTCAAATCGTCTATTCCGATACCCCAGGCATTATGGAACCCAAATACGAACTCCACCAGGCGATGATGAGCTATGTGAAAGTTTCGTTAGAAGATGCGGATGTGGTTCTCTTGATAGTAGAATTGGGTGAGAAATTCGATGAAAATCTTTTCGAAAGATTTAAGTCGTTGACCACCCCTATCATTTTGGTGATCAACAAATGTGATTTGGCGATTGGCTCACAAGCGGAAGACAAAGTAGCATATTGGAAGACCTTGATCAACGCCAAAGAAATCATCACCGTCTCAGCAAAAACAGGGCAAAATGTAGAGTTGTTGTTGCAGCGAATAAAAGAAAATCTGCCCACTCACCCTGGCTATTACGATAAAGAGGAGCTTACCGATAGGAGTGAGCGGTTTTTTGCTTCTGAAATGATCCGTGAAAAAATATTCACCAATTATGAGCAAGAGATTCCGTATAGCACCGAAGTGGGCATCGAATCCTTTAAAGATGAGGAGAAGATCATCCGCATTCGCGCCACTATTTATGTAGAGCGCGATTCGCAAAAGGGCATTGTGATTGGAAAGGGTGGAAGCTCATTAAAAAAAGTGGGCACCGAAGCGCGCGAAAGCATGGAAGCTTTTTTTGGAAAAAAAGTATTTTTGGAAACGCACGTGAAAGTGGCCGATAACTGGCGCAAGCAGAAATTGAAATTGAAACATTTTGGATATTTAGATAATTAG
- the der gene encoding ribosome biogenesis GTPase Der: MANVIAIVGRPNVGKSTFFNRLVEQRQAIMDDMPGVTRDRHYGYAQWTNKFFTVIDTGGYVTGSDDKFESQIRRQVEMALEEATAVIFMVDCKDGLTGYDKEFAKVIRKSKKPVFVAANKADTPTKTLEANEFYELNMGEVFPISSENGSGTGELLDELVKVFPSEDPEDPEAGIPKIAIVGRPNVGKSSLLNMLLGHERSIVTDIAGTTRDAIHSRYKMFGNDFILIDTAGIRKKGKVTEDIEFYSVLRSLRALEESDVCIVVIDAERGLESQDVNIIVLAQKQNKGIVIMVNKWDLIEKDTKTADKFKKEMLEKLAPITYIPFIFASVVTKQRIFQVIEKAVQVYNNKTKKIPTSQLNDAMLPEIVHYPPAATKGKHIQIKYVTQVAAKSPAFAFFCNLPQYIQESYIRFLENRLREKFDFEGVPIRLFFRKK; encoded by the coding sequence ATGGCAAACGTAATAGCAATAGTAGGCAGGCCCAACGTGGGCAAATCAACTTTCTTCAATCGACTGGTAGAACAACGCCAAGCGATTATGGATGACATGCCGGGCGTTACGCGCGATCGGCACTACGGGTATGCGCAATGGACGAACAAATTTTTTACCGTTATCGATACGGGCGGTTACGTAACAGGCTCAGATGATAAGTTCGAATCGCAAATAAGAAGGCAAGTAGAGATGGCATTGGAAGAAGCCACCGCAGTCATCTTTATGGTGGATTGTAAAGATGGCCTTACGGGATACGATAAGGAGTTTGCCAAAGTCATTCGCAAGTCGAAGAAGCCGGTATTTGTGGCGGCCAACAAAGCAGATACGCCAACCAAAACCTTAGAGGCAAACGAATTCTATGAGTTAAACATGGGCGAAGTATTTCCTATTTCTTCTGAGAATGGCTCTGGCACTGGTGAGTTGCTCGATGAACTGGTGAAAGTTTTTCCATCCGAAGACCCCGAAGATCCGGAAGCGGGCATTCCCAAAATTGCCATTGTAGGCCGACCGAATGTTGGCAAGTCATCTCTCTTAAATATGTTGCTAGGACATGAGAGGAGCATTGTCACAGACATTGCAGGTACAACAAGAGATGCCATTCACTCACGTTACAAAATGTTTGGCAACGATTTTATTTTAATCGACACAGCCGGCATTCGCAAGAAGGGCAAAGTGACAGAGGACATTGAGTTTTATTCGGTTCTCCGCTCGCTGCGGGCGTTGGAAGAAAGCGATGTGTGTATTGTGGTGATTGATGCAGAGCGAGGTCTGGAATCACAAGACGTGAACATCATTGTGCTGGCGCAGAAACAAAACAAAGGCATTGTGATCATGGTGAACAAATGGGACTTGATTGAAAAAGACACCAAAACTGCGGACAAGTTTAAGAAAGAGATGTTGGAAAAACTGGCACCCATTACCTACATCCCGTTCATCTTTGCTTCGGTTGTAACCAAGCAACGCATTTTTCAAGTGATTGAAAAGGCGGTGCAAGTGTATAATAATAAAACCAAGAAAATCCCTACTTCGCAGCTCAACGATGCCATGCTTCCGGAAATAGTGCATTATCCGCCAGCGGCCACCAAAGGAAAGCACATACAGATCAAGTACGTTACCCAAGTGGCAGCCAAATCGCCTGCTTTTGCCTTTTTTTGCAACTTGCCCCAGTACATTCAAGAATCATACATCCGGTTTTTGGAAAACCGCCTGCGCGAAAAATTTGACTTTGAGGGGGTGCCCATAAGGCTGTTTTTCAGGAAAAAATAG
- a CDS encoding SprT-like domain-containing protein: MEEEKVRQLLHQHVPPLAVEYCWGLWKTYRFAFKTKKARQSKVGDFTFRPGQRQQITINHDLHPYLFLTTYIHEVAHLIVHGQHGRKAEAHGHEWKNAFKKLLEPLLTEEIYPRPLLTLLKKHMVNPKASSYSDSKLTAAFRGYDVLKAKVMVLSQLPEGSIFHLQKRWFKKGETKRTRALCTEIKTKKKYLVPLDAEVGSAQLGMF; the protein is encoded by the coding sequence ATGGAAGAAGAAAAAGTTAGGCAATTGCTTCATCAACACGTGCCGCCTTTGGCAGTTGAATATTGTTGGGGACTTTGGAAGACCTATCGCTTCGCATTCAAAACCAAAAAAGCACGACAATCCAAAGTAGGGGACTTTACTTTTCGGCCGGGGCAGCGGCAGCAGATTACCATTAACCACGACTTGCACCCGTATCTTTTTCTAACCACCTACATCCATGAAGTGGCTCACTTGATTGTCCATGGCCAGCACGGTCGCAAAGCCGAGGCACACGGCCACGAGTGGAAAAATGCGTTTAAAAAATTATTGGAGCCATTGCTCACCGAAGAGATCTACCCGAGGCCCCTGCTCACGCTTTTAAAGAAGCACATGGTCAATCCAAAAGCCTCTAGCTATTCTGATTCAAAGCTAACAGCCGCCTTTCGCGGTTATGATGTGTTGAAAGCAAAAGTAATGGTGCTATCGCAATTGCCGGAAGGCAGCATCTTTCATTTACAGAAAAGATGGTTTAAAAAAGGCGAGACCAAACGCACCCGCGCGCTATGTACTGAAATCAAAACCAAAAAAAAATATTTGGTGCCGTTGGATGCCGAAGTAGGCAGCGCCCAGTTGGGGATGTTTTGA
- a CDS encoding Uma2 family endonuclease: MQKALQSPPRTSMEVFEMLPEGTLAEVIDNRLYMSPSPKGKHQRTLRNLFRSIDQFVVQHDLGEVLFAPLDVYLDEEQNAVQPDLIFVGSEKLHIIDDDDVIHGVPDLIIEILSKGNQDHDEKVKKELYERFGVKEYWIVDPANKSTTGYQLLQGVYKSLESGNSKITSALFNHSFTF; encoded by the coding sequence ATGCAAAAAGCACTTCAAAGTCCACCACGTACCTCCATGGAGGTTTTTGAGATGTTGCCAGAAGGCACATTGGCAGAAGTGATTGATAACCGTTTGTATATGTCACCTAGCCCTAAAGGAAAACACCAACGCACCCTTCGCAATCTTTTTAGAAGCATCGATCAGTTTGTAGTGCAGCATGATTTGGGCGAAGTGTTGTTTGCCCCGCTGGATGTTTATTTAGATGAAGAACAAAATGCAGTGCAACCTGATTTGATTTTTGTCGGCTCAGAAAAGTTGCATATCATCGATGATGACGATGTGATACACGGTGTGCCAGATTTGATCATCGAAATCCTTTCAAAAGGCAATCAAGATCATGATGAGAAAGTAAAAAAAGAACTCTACGAGCGTTTTGGCGTGAAAGAATATTGGATTGTAGATCCGGCTAACAAATCAACAACTGGTTATCAATTGCTACAGGGCGTTTATAAAAGTCTGGAATCAGGAAATAGCAAGATAACATCTGCCTTGTTCAACCACTCATTCACTTTTTAG
- the murQ gene encoding N-acetylmuramic acid 6-phosphate etherase — translation MPTTTESSSHYNQLEHMSVSELLANINREDKGVPLAVEKVIPQIEALVKVIGDKMKQGGRLFYIGAGTSGRLGILDASEIPPTYGMPQGKVIGLIAGGDTAIRKAVENAEDDPHQAWKDLEKHAINLNDVLLGIAASGRTPYVIGGVQEAKKNGIITGCITCNEGSELAKNVDHPIEVVVGPEFVTGSTRMKAGTAQKLVLNMISTAAMIQLGRVKGNKMVDMQLTNHKLVNRGVKMIMDELQVSEIQAEELLKKFGNVRKAIEGKIFK, via the coding sequence ATGCCTACCACGACCGAATCTTCTTCTCACTACAATCAACTCGAGCACATGAGCGTGAGCGAACTGCTTGCCAACATAAATCGTGAGGACAAAGGTGTACCCTTAGCGGTGGAAAAAGTAATCCCGCAAATTGAAGCATTGGTGAAGGTGATTGGCGATAAAATGAAACAAGGCGGGCGGCTGTTTTACATTGGAGCAGGAACGAGTGGACGATTGGGTATTTTAGATGCATCTGAAATTCCACCCACCTACGGTATGCCACAAGGCAAAGTGATTGGCTTGATTGCAGGTGGCGACACAGCTATCCGCAAAGCAGTAGAAAATGCTGAAGACGATCCGCACCAAGCGTGGAAAGATTTAGAAAAACACGCCATTAATTTGAACGATGTGTTGTTGGGCATCGCTGCCTCGGGCAGAACCCCCTATGTGATTGGCGGAGTGCAAGAAGCAAAGAAAAATGGAATTATTACCGGATGCATCACCTGCAACGAAGGGAGTGAGTTAGCAAAGAATGTCGACCACCCTATTGAAGTGGTGGTAGGTCCTGAATTTGTAACGGGCAGCACGCGTATGAAGGCCGGCACCGCACAGAAATTAGTGTTGAACATGATTTCTACAGCAGCCATGATACAACTTGGCCGCGTGAAAGGAAATAAAATGGTGGATATGCAATTGACCAATCACAAACTTGTGAACCGTGGGGTGAAAATGATCATGGACGAACTACAAGTGAGTGAGATTCAAGCCGAAGAGTTGCTGAAAAAATTTGGTAATGTAAGGAAGGCGATTGAGGGTAAGATATTTAAATAA
- a CDS encoding N-acetylglucosamine kinase: MIIIADSGGSKIDWRFLFKNGEVGQANTPGFNPYYQPIEHLQQIIADSLMPLTTETVTKIFYYGTGVSSEKNQRIIQAAFATHYPEAKIEIGWDLLAAARALCGHEPGIACILGTGSNSCLYDGEKIIDNVANLGWILADEGSGTNLGRQLVFDCFRNNMPEKLAEQFKARFPWTREEVLEKVYQQEKPSAFLASFAKFIFQHLKEPYCYQLVYKHFESFYTNNVMKYANYHQVKVHFTGSIAFYFSDVLRQVANDKGITVKNILEGPIAGLTLYHKKDL, encoded by the coding sequence GTGATTATTATAGCAGATAGCGGAGGCTCCAAAATCGATTGGCGATTTTTATTTAAAAATGGCGAAGTAGGTCAAGCCAACACGCCCGGGTTCAATCCGTATTATCAACCCATCGAGCATCTTCAGCAAATTATTGCTGATTCGTTAATGCCACTGACTACAGAAACGGTCACCAAGATTTTTTACTATGGCACGGGTGTATCGTCTGAAAAAAATCAGCGCATTATTCAAGCCGCCTTTGCCACGCATTACCCCGAAGCAAAAATTGAAATTGGTTGGGACTTGTTAGCAGCCGCACGCGCCTTGTGCGGACACGAGCCAGGAATTGCCTGCATTTTGGGCACGGGCTCTAACTCTTGTTTATACGATGGCGAAAAAATAATCGACAACGTGGCCAACTTAGGTTGGATATTGGCCGATGAGGGATCGGGTACCAACCTGGGCAGACAATTGGTGTTTGATTGCTTCCGAAATAACATGCCTGAAAAATTAGCCGAACAATTCAAGGCTCGCTTTCCATGGACGAGGGAGGAAGTATTGGAAAAAGTATATCAACAAGAAAAGCCAAGCGCCTTCTTGGCCAGCTTTGCGAAATTCATTTTTCAACATCTGAAAGAACCGTACTGCTATCAATTGGTGTACAAACATTTTGAATCGTTTTATACCAACAATGTGATGAAGTATGCCAACTATCACCAAGTAAAAGTTCATTTCACCGGATCCATTGCATTTTATTTTAGCGATGTGCTTCGGCAAGTAGCCAACGATAAAGGCATTACGGTTAAAAATATTTTGGAAGGCCCCATTGCCGGGCTTACTCTTTATCATAAAAAGGATTTGTAA